The Actinomadura graeca nucleotide sequence GGCTCGGCTCCTCGGACAGCCCGGTCACCGTCGCCCAGAAGATGCGGGCGGCGCGGATCGCGTCCAGGTCCAGCTCGTGCTCATGGATCTCCAGGTCGGGCGCCTTGGGATGGCGGTAGAAGTACAGCGGGAAATGGTCGGGCGGGAAGATCTCGCAGAACGCCAGCGGCGTCGGGAGCCCGGGGACGGCCGTGACGAACCGGTCGTCCACGCCGTAGCCGGTGAGCGCCTGGTGGACGAAGCGGCCGAACGGGTCCTCGCCCGTCCGGGTGATGACGGCCGCGCGGTGGCCGAGGCGGGCCGCGGCGACCGCGACGTTGGTCGGGCTGCCGCCCAGGTACTTGCCGAACGACTCGACCTTCTCCAGCGGGACGCCCGTCTGGAGCGGGTAGACGTCGACGCTCACCCGGCCCATCGTGATGAGGTCGTGGGTCATGCGGCCTCCAGGAACTCCAGGCAGGCGCGGACGTCGTCGCGGGGCCCGGCGTCCGGCGCGGGGTCGGTGGTGAGGACCATGTCCTGTTCGAGGACGTACCAACCCCCGTATCCCGCGTCCTCCAGCGCGCCGATGATCCCGGCGATGTCGATGTCGCCCCGGCCGAGGGGGCGGTAGATCCCGTCCCGGACGGCGGCGGTGTAGCCGGTCCCGCCGGTCCGCACCGCGCGGGCGAGGGCGGCGTCGACGTCCTTGAGGTGGACGTGGGCGATCCTGTCCGGTGCCGAGCGCGCCAGGGCCAGCGGGTCGGTGCCGCCGATGAGCAGGTGGCCGGTGTCGAGGCACAGCCCGATGTCGGAGCCGTCCAGGACGCGCTCGACCTCCTCGCGCCGCTCGACGACCGTGCCGACGTGCGGGTGCAGGACGGCGCGGTGGCCGCGCCCGGCGGCGTGGCGGGCGGCGCGCCCGAGGTTGGCCAGGAGGGCGGTCCACTGCCGCCCGTCCAGGACGGGCCTCGCGTCGTAGCCGTCCCGCCCGGTGGCGGCGGCGAGCACCACGACCGCCGCGTCGCCGAAGGAGTCGAGGGCGCGGGCGAGGCCCGGGAGCGGGTCGCGGCCGGGGTCGTGCAGGACGAGGGGGACGAACCCGCCGACGGGGCGCAGCCCGTACGCGCCGAGCAGCGCGGAACGCTCCGCGGGGTCGGCGGGGAGGAAGCCGTCCGGGCCGAACTCGGTGGCGGCGACGCCGAGGTCGCGCATCTCGGCGAGGACGCGCCGGGCGGCGAGCTGGTGCCCCCAGCCGGGGACCTCGCAGACTCCCCAGGAGATCGGCGCGGCGGCGACGCGCCCGGCGGCGATCATCGGCGGACCTCCTCGATCGCGACGGCGCGCCGCTCGCGCCGGGAGGTCTCGCACGCCTCGGCCACGTAGAACGCCTCCAGGCTCTCCTCCGGCGGGCACGGGCTGGCCGCGCCCTCGGCGACCATGCCGGTGAACGCCCGGAGCTCGGCGGTGTACGCCTCGGCGAACCGTTCGAGGAAGCCGGTGTGCGGCGGGCCCGCCGGGCGCGTGCCGGGACCGGCGGGTGACAGCGGGGTCCGGTCGTCCAGGCCGACGACCACCGAGTCACGGGAGCCGAGCACCTCCAGCCGGACGTCGTAGCCGGCTGCGTTGTAGCGGCTCGCGGAGACCACCGCGAGGGTGCCGTCGTCGAGCGTGAGGACCGCCGAGGCGGCGGAGGCGTCGCCGGACTCGGCGAAGACGGCGGCGCCGCGGTCCGCCCCGGCCGCGGTCACCTCGACGACGTCGCGGCCGGTGACGAACCGGACGGCGTCGAAGTCGTGGACGGAGCAGTCCCGGAACAGCCCGCCCGAGGTGGGCAGGTACTCCTCCGGCGGGGGGACGGGGTCGAGCGTGCAGGAGCGGACGGTGTGCACCCAGCCGAGCCGGCCGGAGCGGACCGCCTCGCGCGCGGCCCGGTGCCCGGGGTCGAAGCGCCGCTGGAAGCCGACCTGCACCGGCACGCCGGAGCCGCGGACGGCCGTCAGCACTTGGATCGTTCCATCAAGATCGGTGGCCACCGGCTTCTCCACGAAGACCGGCAGCCCGGCCTCCACGGCGCGGATCACCAGGCCGGCGTGCGCGGCGGTGGGCGTGGCGACGACCAGGCCGTCCAGCCCGGCGGCGAACAGCGCGTCCACTCCGGCGGCGGCCCGGACGCCGAGCTTGCGCGCCACCTCGCGCGCCCGTCCGGCGTCGGCGTCGGCGACGACCACCTCCTCGACCTCCGCGATCCCCCGCAGCGTCTCCGCGTGTCCCCCGCCGATCCGGCCCACACCGGCCAGCCCGATCCTCATCCGGTCCCCCTCCCG carries:
- a CDS encoding TIM barrel protein: MIAAGRVAAAPISWGVCEVPGWGHQLAARRVLAEMRDLGVAATEFGPDGFLPADPAERSALLGAYGLRPVGGFVPLVLHDPGRDPLPGLARALDSFGDAAVVVLAAATGRDGYDARPVLDGRQWTALLANLGRAARHAAGRGHRAVLHPHVGTVVERREEVERVLDGSDIGLCLDTGHLLIGGTDPLALARSAPDRIAHVHLKDVDAALARAVRTGGTGYTAAVRDGIYRPLGRGDIDIAGIIGALEDAGYGGWYVLEQDMVLTTDPAPDAGPRDDVRACLEFLEAA
- a CDS encoding Gfo/Idh/MocA family oxidoreductase, translating into MRIGLAGVGRIGGGHAETLRGIAEVEEVVVADADAGRAREVARKLGVRAAAGVDALFAAGLDGLVVATPTAAHAGLVIRAVEAGLPVFVEKPVATDLDGTIQVLTAVRGSGVPVQVGFQRRFDPGHRAAREAVRSGRLGWVHTVRSCTLDPVPPPEEYLPTSGGLFRDCSVHDFDAVRFVTGRDVVEVTAAGADRGAAVFAESGDASAASAVLTLDDGTLAVVSASRYNAAGYDVRLEVLGSRDSVVVGLDDRTPLSPAGPGTRPAGPPHTGFLERFAEAYTAELRAFTGMVAEGAASPCPPEESLEAFYVAEACETSRRERRAVAIEEVRR